CAAGATATGGCTTTAACCCAACAGCAAGTGCAACAAATTATCAAAAAAAGGCAACAAACTCTCAAGCAGCTGCAAACAAATATCCTAGAGGCTCGGATGCTGCCTTTGGGAAACCTACTGAACCGATTTCCTCGCATGGTGCGAGACTTGGCGGGAAGCCACAAACAAGTCAACCTGCGGCTAATTGGGATGTCTACATTAATCGACAAAGCAATTTTAGAAAAACTTTACGACCCATTAATTCATCTGGTACGCAATGCTTTAGATCACGGGATCGAGACCCTTAAAGTGCGTCAGCAACAAGGAAAATCAGCAACAGGTACTATTACTATCACCGCTTACCATCGAGGCAATCACACCTATATTGAAGTGCAAGATGACGGTCAAGGTATTGATGTAGAAAAAATTGCTCGTCGTGTTGCGGCTTTAAATTTGCTGTCTGCATCTGAGGCATCTAAATTGCCAAAAAAACGCTTGTATGAATATATATTTGTTCCTGGTTTTTCCACTGCTGCTAAAGTGAGCGAACTTTCTGGCCGAGGAGTCGGCTTAGAGGCGGTACGTTTGCAAGTCGCTGCTTTAAAAGGCTCGATCGCGGTTAATTCCGACGCAGGAAAAGGAACTACTTTTATCTTGCGTTTGCCTTTTACTTTGACAGTTACTAGGTTATTGATTTTCACTGTTAACAATAATCTCTTGGCAATTCCTGTAGATGCCCTGGCAGCGATCGCCTTAGCGCCACAAAACCAAATAGAAACCCGTCAAGGGCAAGATTTTTACCGTTGGCAAGGGCAACTAATTCCTGTCTATTCGGAATCTGTTATATCTGCCTATAATTATCCGAGCACGGCAGCGGCTTTCTGGCAACGCAGGGCTTCTTACCTTTGGCAGGAATCTCAGAAAGTTACTCTGTTGTTGATCTCGCAAAATTCTCAAGTTATTGCCTTAAAAATAGACCAAATTTTAATGGAACAGGATCTTGTAATTAAACCTTTTGGTGAGGTAATGATGCCACCTCCTTATCTCTATGCTTGTACAATTTTGGGCGATGGGCGTATGGTTCCTGTAATCGATAGCCAACAGTTAGCAGCTTGGCTTCAACAACAGAAATCGCTGGCAAATACTCCTATTTTGGATTTACCAATACCGCCAAATTTAAATTCTGTTGCTAGCTCATCAACATCTACCGTTTTGGTAATTGATGATTCGCTCACGATGAGGAAGAGTCTGTCTTTGACTCTTAGCAAAGGGGGATATCAAGTATTGCAAGCTCGCAATGGTTGGGAGGCGATCGAACAATTACGCCAAAACCCCGAAATTAAAGCGATCGTCTCTGATGTTGAAATGCCCCAAATGAACGGGTTTGAATTTCTCAGTCGCTGTCGCAAAGAGTTTGCCGATCGTCAGTTACCTATCATTATGCTGACATCCCGCAGTAGCGAAAGGTATCGTTTGTTAGCTAAAAAATTAGGAGCAACTGCTTATTTAACTAAACCATATTTAGATAAGCAGTTGCACAATACTTTAAAAGCTTGTTTGCAATAAAAGTAAATCTGCTACTTTGATAAATGACTGAATTTATTGAACTTGGGTGATGCGAATAAGGTATGGAGTAAACTTGTCTTTTTGATAAGAGCCAATCCAAATGCTATAAGTCCCAGCTAGCCACTGACCGGCAATGCCAGCATTTTTTTTGTTGTTGTCGTCATTACACCAAGTTCCGCCTGGGCCTTTAATTATTAAGGTGGTGTCTTCTGGACTGTCAACCTGAAGGCGCAGATAATTAAAACCAGAAGTCAGAACTAAAGTATGACTGGGATTGCTACCCACAAAGCCCACACAAGGGCCATTTGGTGTTTCCTGAACACCAGCAATGTCGGCAGCACGTTGAGAACCACCGCTAATACCTCTAATAATAGTGGGGTCTGGTTTAAACTCAGGCCCAATAGAAACATTCTCAAACATAGGCATAGCTGGCGCTGGCTGAGCCAAAGTTTTTTGAGCAAGTAAAAAGAAAAAAGTAATAAGTGAAAAGTAGAATATAAACGCCTGTTTGTTTTTTTGTTTTATTTCTTGCATTCGCTCTTTTAGCATAAACTCCGCCTCTATATCTAGCACCTTATTTGGCGCTACAATTATCATAGATTTAAGGAAAAACAGTACAGCTATATAAGTTTATAGTGAAACAGACGCTGAGATTACCAACAAAGTTCCCCTTTCAAACAAATACATTAAAAATTAAAAATTAAAAATGAATAATTTGCCATTTTTAATTTTTAATTTTTAATTTTACACCGCTGACTGTAAGCGAATCCGATCGACTCTCCGCTGATGCAGCAGCAGCCAAGATTGAATCAAATCGGGGCCATGCACGTCGCCGGTGAGAGCAGCTCGGAGACTTCGCATTACTAATCCTTTTTTCAGATTTTGTTCTTTGGTGACTTGTTTGATAATTTCTTGTGTGCCTGCTTCTGTTAGCGGTTGATGGCGATCGAGCGCATCAAGTATTGCTTTGAGTGCGGTTTTGGCGGCTTCCTGCTGTAACTGCGCTTTTCCTTCTTCCGTAAATTCTACATTGGCGGTAAAGAAATATCGAGTCATTTCGATCGCATCCGGTGCAGCTGCCAAATCCGGGCCGATCGCAGTCATAATTTCTTGTAGCCAAGCGCGATCGCTCACTGGCAAACGCACTAAGCTAGGGCCGATCAAAGCCGTAATTTGCTCTAACCAAGCGCGATCGCTCACCGGATCGAATTGATAGCCAGCTGCTTGCCAGTAAGGAATCAGCACATCCGTTAGCTGGGGTACTGGTATCGCGTGCAGGTACTGAGTGTTAATCCAATCCAGCTTCGCCCAGTCAAACTTTGCCCCCGCCTTATTAACGCGATCGAAACTGAACAGCTCGGCGGCTTCAGCCAAAGTAAAAATTTCCTTCGTTGAGTCTGGCGGCGACCAACCCAGCAAAGTCATGTAATTGACCATCGCTTCCGGAGTGTAGCCCAACTTCTTAAAGTCGAAGATGGAAGTCACACCCTTACGTTTAGAAAGTTTTTCTCCCTTTTTGTTCAAAATTAAAGGAGTGTGGGCAAAGTGCGGCACTGCTGCGCCAAAAGCTTCGTAGAGCAGAATTTGTTTGGCGGTGTTGGCGATATGGTCTTCACCCCGGATGACATGAGTAATTTTCATATCAATGTCATCCAACACCACTGCCAAATTGTACAGTGGCTGACCGAAGGGTTCCGTTTCCGAAGCACGGGCAATTACGATATCACCACCCAGATCGCTGCTTTTCCAGGCGATCTTACCCCGTACCATATCGTGCCAAGAAATCTCGCGATCGTCATCGATTTTGAAGCGAATCACCGGACGTCGCCCTTCGGCTTCAAAAGCTGCCTGCTGCTCTGGCGTCAGATTGCGATGTCGTTTATCGTAGCGGGGAGCCTCCTTTCTCGCTATCTGAGCTGCTCGCATTTCTTCCAGTTCCGCTTCGCTGGTGTAGCAACGATAGGCCAAACCTTTATCCAGTAGCGTTTGAATCGCTTGCTTATACAGGTCGAAACGCTGGGTTTGGAAAAATGGCCCTTCATCCCAGTTCAGTCCCAGCCAAGTCAGACCGTCAAGAATGTTTTGGGTGTACTCCGGACGAGAGCGTTCTAAATCCGTGTCTTCAATTCGCAAGATAAACTGCCCGCCTTGATGACGGGCAAACAGCCAATTAAATACAGCCGTTCTGGCCGTACCGATATGTAGATTTCCCGTAGGACTGGGTGCTATCCGAACTCTAACTGTCACAGTTACTTGTCACTTGTTACTTTTTACTTGTCGATCGCTAAAGCCGATGCTAGAATTCTAGTCTTTTCACTGGTGAATTCAGCATTCACAACTTAGCACTTTCTACGGGACTGACGGGGCTCGAACCCGCAACTTCCGCCGTGACAGGGCGGTGCTCTAACCGATTGAACTACAGTCCCTTTTTGGGCACGTTTTCCATTGTGCAGTTCTTTCCCCTTTTTGTCAAACCTGGTTTACAAAACTTTACAATTCTTTCTTTGAGGGCGTCGGGGCTAGGGGAGAGGGATTGGGATTGGGAATAGGGAAGAGATTAATTCTTCCACTCCCCACTCTTCCCCTAGCCCCTAGCCTCTAGCCCCTAGCCCCGACGCCCCTATGGCAACGCGCTTTACTCGCGTTAAGAGCAACGTTAGGAGGACAAAACCAGCGATCGCCCTTGGTTCTGGAATTCTCCGAGGCGGATCGTCATCCTCATCATCCTCAACATACAAACCGAGAGCTGCCACAACATTCTCGTTAGGAATACGTACACCTTCCTCATTCTTCTCCGTCAAACCGAAACCCCCTGCGTACTCCCACATAGCCCATCCAATATCGTACTTTTCCAGGGCAACGCGGGTGTCGTGAATCCAAGCAACGCGATCGTCCTCAGCCACAGAAGAACGGTAAACGCCAAACTCATTCGCGGTTATCCGCACGTTGTTTTCTTGGGCCCAAGCAGCAGCTTCTCCAATCCGCGCTTCTATTTTGGCGGCATCCCACTTTCGATCGCAATAAGATTGCGCCCATTCTCTAGCAGTTTCGTCAATTATTGTGGGGATAAGCGCCGCGCAGTCCTCTTGATTGTAGGGATAAGGGAGATCGTGGAGATATAAAAATGCTTCATCCATCCAATCTGCGCCCTGATGCGTGAAAACCATCGGCTCATAAAAGTGAAAGTTATAAACTACATTTGGATCTTCAACAGGAGTCAGCGCCTTGAGACCGTCTATACTGTCCCAATCGAATCCCTTCGCAATCAAAGTATGATTCGGTGCGCCTTCGCGCATCGCAGCTAGCAGCTTTCCCTGCACTTCATTCCAACGCTCTACAGGATTAATATTGGGATTGTTACTGAGAAAGTAACTGAAGGCAGGTTCATTGAGCGTTTCTAGGAAAACCTGTTCTGGATTGCGAGTACTCAGATGTCCTGCCAAAGTTTTCCAGAACTGACTAACAGAGTTCACAAAAGCATCATCGTTAGCCAAAAGCTCCTTAAATTTATCTTCTGGACTAAGGTCTATTATTACTGACAAGTCCTTTGCCAATATCTTATCTAGGGCGCTGTCCAAATAACTTAAATACTTAGTATTGAGTACTCCTGGGTTGTTTTCATCGAATAAAAAAGCGGAGTCGATCGGCACACGAACGTGTTCAAACCCCAAACTCTTAATGGTTTCCAGATCGCTGTCGGTGATGCGATCGAAGTTAAAGCTAGAGGTTTGGGAAAACCAACCTGTGAGATTAATCCCCCGCGTTAACTCATCAAAGCGCGTATCGACGATGTTGCTAATGCTTTGGTCGCCCTGCAAACTTTCTGAGCCTGAAATAGCTTCATTGGCATAGGCGAGCCCTGGCATCATACAACAGATAATTGTGATGCTAAACAATTTGAAGATCTTCATTTTTTAGTACCAGGCAGATGCAAAGATTCCTGAAGTCTACTTAGTTTGTTAATCCTGCGATGATGTGCAGTTCGCGGTTCGTAGTAATGAACCATCAACTGCGAACCGAAACAAAAAGCTCAGTTTTTCCTCGCGCCAAGGTTATGTAAAATTACAGATTCATTGCTAAGTATTCTTCAGGAATTCCAAAGCAATATGGCATAATTATTAGCGAAAAGCTAGTAAATTTACGTACTTTACTAAAAATTTATACTTGCTTCACAGTAAATTTACATATCTAATGTAAAGATTCTGTAATTTTTATGTGAAGCTTCAGTGTTTTTTCTATGTAATATTTACTTAGTCCCTTTTTGTTTGACTTTTTTAGTTCTTCTTCGCCTTCCAACGCTTGAGGACGATCGGCAAAGCAGATAGCACAGCTAACATTGCCAAAGCACCGAAAAGCTGCCAAGGCGGACGACCTGTAGCCGCTTGTAATCCACCTTGGCCCAACCAAGCATAAGCAAAGGTTCCCGGTACAATTCCAATAGCTGTGGCCAGGATGTAGACTGGTAGGGAAATTGGCGTCAAACCTAACAAATAATTAACCGCATTGAACGGAAAAATAGGGGCGAGACGGATCGATAGGGCAAACCAAAATTCATTTTCCTCAATACCCTGACTGAGTTCGCGCAAGCGATCGCCCTTTTCAAACTGCTGCTTTACCCACTCACCCCCAATAAACCGGGCCACCAAAAAAGCACCCGTTGCCCCCAAAGTCGCCCCAATCACCGTCCATAAAGCACCCCAAATCGCCCCAAACAGCGCCCCGGCTGAGAGCGTTAAAATCGTACCCGGTATAGCAAATAATGTCGCCAAAAAATAAATAACAATATATGCCAGCGGTGCAAAAACTCCTGCCTGCTGCTTGAGGGCTTGTAGATTTTCTGGCATCAACCAAGAACCGACTGGTGTATATTTGAGGAGGATAAAGTCAGCCACGATAAACGCGACTATCCCCACAACCAGTTTTATCCACGAGTGCTTTTTTTGCTCATTTGTCATCGGTCATCTCATTAGTTCAAATTTTTAAACCAAAGCGCCACCGCAACTAGAACCGCACCCCGCCGTACAACCATAACAATAAGCGGCTGTTTGCACTTCGTCAATCAAATCCAAACTGCCCGCTGCTAGTAAATTAGCAACGGTTAAAGGTTCCCCATACCGTGTTTTAGCTGGGATATTTTCCATCTGGTTAAAGTCGCAATCATAAACATTTCCCAGATGATCGATA
This is a stretch of genomic DNA from Aerosakkonema funiforme FACHB-1375. It encodes these proteins:
- a CDS encoding glycoside hydrolase family 5 protein; this translates as MKIFKLFSITIICCMMPGLAYANEAISGSESLQGDQSISNIVDTRFDELTRGINLTGWFSQTSSFNFDRITDSDLETIKSLGFEHVRVPIDSAFLFDENNPGVLNTKYLSYLDSALDKILAKDLSVIIDLSPEDKFKELLANDDAFVNSVSQFWKTLAGHLSTRNPEQVFLETLNEPAFSYFLSNNPNINPVERWNEVQGKLLAAMREGAPNHTLIAKGFDWDSIDGLKALTPVEDPNVVYNFHFYEPMVFTHQGADWMDEAFLYLHDLPYPYNQEDCAALIPTIIDETAREWAQSYCDRKWDAAKIEARIGEAAAWAQENNVRITANEFGVYRSSVAEDDRVAWIHDTRVALEKYDIGWAMWEYAGGFGLTEKNEEGVRIPNENVVAALGLYVEDDEDDDPPRRIPEPRAIAGFVLLTLLLTRVKRVAIGASGLGARG
- the gltX gene encoding glutamate--tRNA ligase, producing the protein MTVRVRIAPSPTGNLHIGTARTAVFNWLFARHQGGQFILRIEDTDLERSRPEYTQNILDGLTWLGLNWDEGPFFQTQRFDLYKQAIQTLLDKGLAYRCYTSEAELEEMRAAQIARKEAPRYDKRHRNLTPEQQAAFEAEGRRPVIRFKIDDDREISWHDMVRGKIAWKSSDLGGDIVIARASETEPFGQPLYNLAVVLDDIDMKITHVIRGEDHIANTAKQILLYEAFGAAVPHFAHTPLILNKKGEKLSKRKGVTSIFDFKKLGYTPEAMVNYMTLLGWSPPDSTKEIFTLAEAAELFSFDRVNKAGAKFDWAKLDWINTQYLHAIPVPQLTDVLIPYWQAAGYQFDPVSDRAWLEQITALIGPSLVRLPVSDRAWLQEIMTAIGPDLAAAPDAIEMTRYFFTANVEFTEEGKAQLQQEAAKTALKAILDALDRHQPLTEAGTQEIIKQVTKEQNLKKGLVMRSLRAALTGDVHGPDLIQSWLLLHQRRVDRIRLQSAV
- a CDS encoding TVP38/TMEM64 family protein yields the protein MTNEQKKHSWIKLVVGIVAFIVADFILLKYTPVGSWLMPENLQALKQQAGVFAPLAYIVIYFLATLFAIPGTILTLSAGALFGAIWGALWTVIGATLGATGAFLVARFIGGEWVKQQFEKGDRLRELSQGIEENEFWFALSIRLAPIFPFNAVNYLLGLTPISLPVYILATAIGIVPGTFAYAWLGQGGLQAATGRPPWQLFGALAMLAVLSALPIVLKRWKAKKN